GACGTGGACGCGCTGCTCGCCGGCTCCGCCCGCGCCGCGGACCTGTCGGACGACGAGGTGCTCGCCGCGCTCGCCGGACACCCCCGCATCGGGGAGGGTGCGCGGCACGGCGGCGTCTCCGCGGCGTGGTCGGCCGACGAGCAGTCCGGTGTCGCGGAGTCGTCCGCCGACCGGCTCGCCGCCGCCAACGCCGCCTACGAGGACCGGTTCGGCCACCTCTACCTCGTGTGCGCGACGGGGTTGTCCGCCGGGGAGGTCCTCGACGACCTCGCCGCGCGGATGGACAACGAGCCCGCCGCGGAACTGCGCGTGGCGGGCCGGGAACTCGGGAAGATCGCCGCGCTGCGGCTCGGGAAGGTGGTGGCATGAGCACGCTGTCCACGCACGTGCTCGACGCGGAGACCGGTCGGCCGCGGGTCGGCGTGCCGGTGCGGTTGGAGCGCGACGGCGCGGTGCTGGCCTCCGGCCGCACGGACGACGACGGCAGGCTTCGGTTCGCCGAGGAGCTGGAACCCGGCGTGCACCGGCTGGTGTTCGAGGTCGACACGCCGTTCTACCCGGAGATCACGATCGCCTTCCGGGTGACCGAGGGGCACCTGCACGTGCCGATCCTGTTGAGCCCGTTCGCGTTCACCACCTACCGGGGGAGCTGACCGTGGGGATCGTCCTGGGCCCGAACCAGTACGGGAAGGCGGAGAACCGCCTGGTGGTCGTGTCGCGCGACGGCGACGTGCACACGATCAAGGACCTCACGGTCGGCACGTCCCTGCGCGGCGACCTCGCGGACACCCACCTCACCGGCGACAACTCGAAGGTGCTGGCGACCGACACGCAGAAGAACACCGTCCACGCGTTCGCCAAGCGGGCGCCGGTGGGCGAGATCGAGGACTTCGCGCTGCGCCTCGGCAGGCACTTCGTGTCCTCGCAGGAGGCGATCACCGGCGCGCGGGTGCTGGTGGACGAGCACTCGTGGCAGCGGATCGAGGACAACGGCCACTCGTTCGTGGGCGGTTCCGCGGAGAAGCGCACGACGGCCGTGACGGTCGACGGCCCGCGCGCCTGGGTCGTGTCGGGCGTGCGGGACCTGGTGGTGCTCAAGACGACCGGTTCGGAGTTCCACGGCTTCCCCCGCGACGAGTACACGACGTTGCCGGAGACCGACGACCGCGTCCTCGCCACCTCGGTGACGGCGCGGTGGCGCTACCGGGACGAGGACGTCGACTGGGCCGCGGCGCACGCGGCGATCCGGCGGCTGCTGCTCGGCGCGTTCGCCGCGAAGCACAGCCTGTCGTTGCAGCAGACCCTCTACGCGATGGGCGAGGCCGTGCTGCTCGACCGGCCCGAGGTCGCCGAGGTGCGGCTGTCGATGCCGAACAAGCACCACTTCGCGGTCGACCTGTCCCCGTTCGGCCTGGAGAACCACAACGAGGTGTTCCACGCCGCCGATCGCCCGTACGGCCTCATCGAGGGTTCCGTGCTGCGCGACGACGCCGAGGACCCCGGCCTGGCCTGGTACTCGCTGCCGGAGTTCTGACCCGGCCGGGGTCCGTTCAGCCCGGCCGGACCGCGGCGTACAGCAGCATGTCCACGCGCCGCCCGCCGATCTCCTCGTGGCTGCGCAGCAGGCCCTCGCGCTCGTACCCGGCGGCCTCGGCGGTGCGGACCGACGCCGTGTTCCACGGTTCGACGCGCAACTCCACCCGGTGCAGCCCCGGCACCGTCCACGCGAACCGGGTGAGGGCGGTGAGTGCCCGGCCCGCCACGCCGCGGCCCCGGCTGCGCGGCGCGATCGAGTAGCCCGCCGACGCCCGCCCGGCCGGGAGCCGGTCCAACCAGAGGCCGACGCCGCCCAGCGCCTCGTCGGTGTCCCGGTCGGCGACGCAGAACGAGTACCCCTGGCCGGTGGCGAGGCGGTCGTGCTGCCGGGCCAGGTAGGCGAGGGCCTGCTCGCGGTCGGCGTTCAGGGGCAGCGTGCCGATCGTCGGCACGTACGGGTCCGTCGCGAGGTCCAGCACCATGCCCACGTCGCGGTCCTCGAACGCGCGCAGGCGCACGTCCTCGAAGGTGGGGGGCGGTGACGGCACGACGAGGGGTTCCACGCCCTCGATCATGGCCCCGGGCAGCCCCGGCGGGCCACCGGTTTCACGCCTCGCGCAGGGCCATCCGCTGCACCCGCCACTCGTGGAACAGGTCGGCCTCGTCGTACCAGTCCACGGTGGTCGGCCGCCGCGCGGTGGCGAGGAACTCCAGCAGCACCTCGCGGAACAGCGGCAGGCGCAGGCCCACCCCCGGTGGGAAGTCCGTGTACCGCTCGTCCACGTA
This region of Saccharothrix longispora genomic DNA includes:
- the pucL gene encoding factor-independent urate hydroxylase, translated to MGIVLGPNQYGKAENRLVVVSRDGDVHTIKDLTVGTSLRGDLADTHLTGDNSKVLATDTQKNTVHAFAKRAPVGEIEDFALRLGRHFVSSQEAITGARVLVDEHSWQRIEDNGHSFVGGSAEKRTTAVTVDGPRAWVVSGVRDLVVLKTTGSEFHGFPRDEYTTLPETDDRVLATSVTARWRYRDEDVDWAAAHAAIRRLLLGAFAAKHSLSLQQTLYAMGEAVLLDRPEVAEVRLSMPNKHHFAVDLSPFGLENHNEVFHAADRPYGLIEGSVLRDDAEDPGLAWYSLPEF
- a CDS encoding GNAT family N-acetyltransferase yields the protein MEPLVVPSPPPTFEDVRLRAFEDRDVGMVLDLATDPYVPTIGTLPLNADREQALAYLARQHDRLATGQGYSFCVADRDTDEALGGVGLWLDRLPAGRASAGYSIAPRSRGRGVAGRALTALTRFAWTVPGLHRVELRVEPWNTASVRTAEAAGYEREGLLRSHEEIGGRRVDMLLYAAVRPG
- a CDS encoding hydroxyisourate hydrolase, with translation MSTLSTHVLDAETGRPRVGVPVRLERDGAVLASGRTDDDGRLRFAEELEPGVHRLVFEVDTPFYPEITIAFRVTEGHLHVPILLSPFAFTTYRGS
- the uraD gene encoding 2-oxo-4-hydroxy-4-carboxy-5-ureidoimidazoline decarboxylase, which codes for MPDPVVPDPVVPDPAGFDLAGFNTAPADVLRPLLTECLAVPRWVDAVLAGRPYPDVDALLAGSARAADLSDDEVLAALAGHPRIGEGARHGGVSAAWSADEQSGVAESSADRLAAANAAYEDRFGHLYLVCATGLSAGEVLDDLAARMDNEPAAELRVAGRELGKIAALRLGKVVA